The DNA region GAGACATGGAAATCCTGTGGTTAGAGGCAGATCTTATTTGTATTTCTACAGAAAGTCAAATAAATTTGAGTCTTTTCTTGATCAAGGTAATACTTTGATCTATGCACTTATCTGTTGAAACAGGAATGAGATTTGAATCTGCTTATGTCATATTAGCACTAAGGGTTAATGTGTCTGGTGCGTCTGTGTTAACTGTtcaaggggacatatcatgaaaatctgacttttccatgtttaagtgctataattgggtccccagtgcttctatcaacccagtaacttagttttggtaaatcattctttgcaagcatgtgaaaaaaggtcattaaaatttgtctccccctgtgatgtcagaaggggataataccaccccttaatctgtaatgctatttagtgcagagatcggctcatttgcaattaaaaggacacacccaaaatggcacatttttgctcaaacctacaaaggagcaattttaacatgttataataaattatatatatggtacatacatactctgggaacaccaaagacttatttgacatcttcaaaaagtcttgtgaaatgtcccctttaagttgagTGCTGCTCTGCTTCTTATATAAAAACAATGTAAAGGAAGTCAtataaaaagttttatttttgacgtgttttatgtttttatgattttaGACTAAGAAATAAATATAATGCTGTCAATAACAAATCAAGTATATTTAAATAGCCACATACATACCTGTGACAATTCTTCAATTCTCCTCCGCTACCCCAACTGCATCTCTTGTTACAtaatctttatttattattatctaGCAGTATATAAAGTTTGTAAGGTCAAGTTCCCCAACATGGACAGCAAATTTAATATGTTTACATATATATCTCAAGGACTCtgaaaatatacaaatgtaaactcgcaaaatgttttttgcacACTGGTGAATTGTTGGTTATGAAGCTTCGTCAGGCTTGCCAAACTTGTTGAGGAATTCGGCGGCAGGCGTTCTGGTCCTGTCCTTGAGTTCTTGTGACATAATTTACACAGCCCTGATGTTAACACGATACAGTGACAGACCAAACTAGTCAAATAGCAATGTCCATATTATtgttatgcattttttttaaccaataGAGTTTTAGAACAGTGAACTGTATActttaaaatacttattttactcTGACCCAACACTGCTTATTACATGTGTGGAGAAGATTCAAGTAAAACATCTCTGTTTATATGACAGATGCAACTACGACCCCACTGTGCTAAAACGAGCgaatgtttaaacatttttgtttttctccTCAGCTCTGTGAGGCAGGTCTGGCTCACGGTTACCTCCCCGTGGTCTTTAACCGACGGAGCCAGAATGGGACACCGCTTAGTACTGTTAAACTGCAGCAATTCGGTAACCCGACCGACCTGCGGGAAGCGGTGCGATACATTCGCTATCGACAACCAGCGGGTCAGATCTATGCTGTAAGTGAGAGCACCGGTTCAGGACTTCTGCTTTCTTACCTGGGAGAGTGCGGCTCATCCAGTTACGTGACTGCTGCGGCTTGCCTGTCTCCGGTTTTTCGCTGCCAGAGCTGGTTTGAGAACGGCCCGACCTGGCCTTTCCACTGGGCTCTTCTGCTCTATCAAAAAGTCTGCCTCAGCAGGTAGGGCTTTGGGGGACACTTTCCAACTACTTTGATCCAAATTAAAATACAATGCTGTTGCCATAGCGACTTGCTATTCATATCCAGTGCTATTGATTGACTAAACAGCTTGACTGCTTTGAGATCAATAATGATAACAATGCTCTTCCATGCAGCTCCTCACTTTGTTGTCTTTAATGATTGTACTTTTTGGAAAATCTCATCCACAGGTATAAAACTGTTCTTGGGGAGCACATCCACACAGACAACTTGTTTTCCAGCTGTTCCTTGAGGGCGATGGAGGAAGCCCTGTTTTGTCAATCTGGCTTAAAGGGGGCATCAATGGATGGAACAGGTAGCTGGGAGGCGTACTGGGAGTGCAATGACCCTCTAAGAGACATTGATGAAGTGGCCATCCCTGTACTGTGTGTGTGCAGCCAAGACGACCCCATCCGAGGGGAAGCCCGGGCTACGCTGCCTTTAGAGCTTTTTGAGAGTAACCCCCATTTCTTTCTGCTGTTGACCGGGCACGGAGGCCACTGCGGCTTCTCCACCCCAGACGAAGGTGCGTATATCTGGAGCCACCAAGCTTTGCTGGAGTTTTTTCGCGCAACCACCGATTTTTTCGCTGCGGAGGAGCGTGCCAAGTTGGCGGCCAGGCGTAGGGGGCTCGGCGGGGCTGGCAAGACTTTCCGTCATCGCAGCGTGAGCACATGCAGGAGAATGCCAGTTTGCTCGCATAACATTCACGCCATTTACAATTGGCAGAGGTCCTATActagatgatgatgatgatgtgggTCCCCTCATTTTCTCACATTTTTTGGGGACATGGAGAGACTGCCTGGTTTTGGGATCCAGATACAGCACTGGACACTGCCAGAATTTGCACATAAGGGAGAATCTATTGTATCGCTGCTGTTTCAACTGTAGCTATGATAACCAGCAAAATATTTAATGCTGTTGTCGGCAattagaaaaaatgtcacagaTCTCAGCATTGAATGGCATAACGTAAACTAGCCTTGGTTTGTTTCAAAGTGATTGGTCGAAATGTTAATTCTGTACCTCTCTTGAATGCTTTATTACTTCAGTTTAGAGAAGCATTATGTAAAGCAGCTCTCCGTCTACATTTCGGCATCTCCCTCAGATGTACTTTAATAGGTTTGCAGAACTGTGTGCATAGTATATTCTGTGCATACAATAATAAAAAGTGACATTTTCTAGATGTAATATTATTCTTCTATGAGAGAGTTTATTTTGAATGGTCTCTGTTGTATTTAAGAGGGAGTCTGTGAAATAGCAGTTAGGCGTCAGCACTGCTGGGGTTTTTGTATGGCGTCATTCTGAGGTTTCGGGGAAGCTTGTCTCCATTGGCATGGGTGGAGCTTGCTCTGCAGTTTTTCACATTAAACACTGTTGTTTTTCTATGTCTCTTTTTCTTTTCTACCCTTTTCTCTAACTCAAATTTCTGATGTCTTTCTGGTATCAAACCCCATGTTTGTATGTTAAATTATCTGAAAACACAGGAGCTTTAATTAAAGGATTTCACCTTATCACATTCATTTGAGTCGAATAATATGTATACATGAAATGCTCATGAGATTAATTTGTATTTCCACTACTGTTCCAGAAACATGTCTTGCTAATTTAAGAGGACGCCGGACATCTCCAAGCTAATTGCTAGAATTTGCACATGGATGTAGTCACGAAACTCCACAGTGTCTGATCCTGTTATCACACAGTTTGTTTATGCATGACCAGACTTTTATATGTGACAACCCCAAATATAGCATCAGCCGGGAGTGTGATGTCAGAGAGAGGGGGTATCTGATTAAAAGAGACACTGTCGGCAGACTGCAGCTTAAAATGCTCATGGTGAGAGATGGCACTAGAGAAGACACAAAGCTATAAAGATGTTGCACTTAGGTTTTTTTTCATAACTAATTTATACATCCAAGCTATTCTACTATTTTAATTAGTATACGGCTAGGCAGTATTAACCTCACTACTATTTTTACACTCTTTGGGCACACAGTTTTAATGATTATTATGAAAGTGTTGTGGGTTTGTGGCCATCAACATGTCTTCATCCTATTCAAGGGGCCCTTGAGATAACAAAGCATTTCTGTCTGAGCCCTAATTTAATTTCTATTGCCCTTTCAAGAACAGCATTTGTTAAGATAATTGTTTGTATAGTCCTTAATCAGTTTTAATAATCGTTACCTTTACAACGTTAAGCTCTTAATATGACATGATTGCTTACCTTGTTTGCCAGTGATGGTGATTCGAGTTTGTATTGTGATAAATAAAACGAATACATGGGTGATTATGTGCAGACTGTACGTGAATGTATGTGCAATAATGTTTAGAAAGTATACGAATGTTTAGATTTAAAAGAAGTAGGCCTACCTACAATATCTCGTGCATCTTGACAGCACTGCCTTAtggtgccatctagtggatgaTGGTTAAAATTAGGCATGACTATACACAACCTTCtactttttttaagaaatgatTGTCAATTCAATGCTTTCTCGTTTTGTCGGATCTCCATCCCTTAGTCTGTGACCTAGAAACCGATCAAGCTCCACTATCTCGAAGGACATTTATATATTGTAGCACAAGTAGGCGAGGAAGCTTCCTGTGGAGTCATGATGAGCAAGGGGGATGCACAAGTGTATTCTTTTCTGGCATCCTAATGGGGTGGAGCTAAGGCACGAGGAAAGTGGCTTAAATCTAGTCCAAGACCAAAATGCATGTtttgtttgagctgtcttaactgaaacagcttgcactgacatatttaaaaacatatcagtgccattgttttgtctcaagaggCACATtagtaatgtttttttcagGGTATATTTGTAcaaactaaatgttttaatgtaactaaggcctaatcctggATTAATCTGAAAACGGGGGTTTAAGTATAACATACTGAACATgtcctttaaataaaacattttaaatacagAGATAATATGTTAAAAGGGCAGAGTTCATATACTGTCTCAAAATGGCACGGTTGGGGACACTTAAAAGTACTAAAGTAGAATTTCTTTGTATATTTAGAACAGAATAGTGTGTGAAAGTAGAGATAATCCTGCAGTTTTCAACTGTAATtggacaaatgtaaaaattgggctagttttcatttctttttggCGGGTTTTAAGTTGTCATTGGGCTGGAAATTTTTGTTGGACCTGGCAACCCTGCACcataggaaatgtaaaattgtgaatcgtataataggtgctctttaaaattttAACTTGTGATAAGTTActgatataaaaaaatcatatccTAATAATGATTACAAATAAAAGCAGCTTGTATGTATCACCTTCAAGTGTCATATTGTAGTGAGCAGTCAATGTAACAAAAATTTACTTGATTGGATAATATGAAAAAGGCTAAAATGGGATGGCAAGGTTCAGTTTATTTTTTCACAACATTATCTATTTATGataatttaagaattatttgcatgacttacactctaaaaaacaaacggtgctatatagcaccaaaacagttgctttggatcgtaacgatagaagaaccatttttagtgccatatagcaccggtgaagaaccagtgaagcaccagtgaagcacctgtgtagaaccatatagtgctatgtagaaccatatgtggtgctatatggcccctatatggttctacactggtgcttcactggtgcttcactggtgcttcactggttcttcaccggtgctatatggcactaaaatggttcttctatcgttacgatccaaagcaattgttttggtgctatatagcaccgtttgtttttttagagtgtacatacGACGTCTTGCACGACTCACAACTACTTTTATGGgatgtttaaaggtgcagtgtgtaaattttagcggcatctagtggtgatgttgcaaattgcaaccaatggcttagtccactgctcacccctcgcttttgaaacacatagagaagctacggtagggATGGGAATTGATAAGAATTTAACGATTCCGATTCCATTATCGATGTTGCTTATCAATCCGATTCCTTATCGATTCTCTTATCGATTCTCATTGGGTGAGGGAATAAGTAcaaatttgtatgtttgtattaACTCGCTTTAATATCTGTTCAGAAGACACAGAACAGAGTATACACACATTATGTGTAGCAACCTCATGAACAAACTTAAAAGTAGGTTTGCTACTTCTTAAAGTAAAGTCCAGGGACCTATAGTCtagggcagtgtttctcaaccagtaAATGTGATAGGACTAGGAATTAATAAAACAGAACTAGACTGACATAAAACCTGCAACTTTTGGttatgcatgcatttgttattttcttttaaagacaTGATGCTGGACAAAATACAGCAAATAAACCTACCGAAATGCAGAGGCATCTACTGTTGCAAACGGATGCAAACCCTTTACCACAAACTTAGTCACTGCTCGGCAGAGGgggacactacttgagtattttagtttcattttccaagcatctgtgctttatcagagtgttgtcttggaaaaaaattactttactaacaaatgttcactacattctaaagcatagaatcatactgtgtatttatattgcatattcaaattaatttaatacataattacataaaaattgtgtacttttacttttgagtaaaagtactttttacttaagtaaaagtaaaaaacattactagatttttaatgtacttaaatattaaatataaaccaaaaacttgaaattatgaaatgtagtggagttacaattatgataatatttggaatgtatgttttcaaaaaaatacaaaaacactgataaaatacaaatacttgaaaatgtacttttaggtagaaatacttaagtagtgtccgcctctacTGCTCGGTGAAATGTGTTTATCCTCGCCTCGGTCATTTTATTCCTCCCTGCCTCTGTAAACGGAGTAGCTAGAGGTCCACGAGAGATACTTTCTGCAATCTCTCTGAGCCAGTGTGAGAGCCAGCCAGACTCTGGCCGTCAGCAATTTGATGGACAATGACACCGGATATTATCCGTATAGTAAAAGTTTACATAATGAAATGGCGCTCACATTAACATTAACACATTACCTTCTGCATTAATAACAGATGGCGTCCTGTTAGCTCCGCTGGTGCTTGACTCACTGGTGTTGTTGTGTATAGTGTATCAAACACGCGACAGTCCTGCAACGCGACCGTATTGTCTTATGTTCGCGTGAAATATAAGTTactgattcaactgtttcagtgtttcgcgaagcctcgctctgcccaccacAAAATATAACCAAACTTTGGATCGTTCTGCCTCGATGCAATGTTTGCTGCGTTCTAAACCAAAACAACACAGCGTGTGTGTGACGTCATTTGCAACGAGCGGAACCGATAAGCGGAATCGTTAAGCAGGCATGCTTACAGTTCAAAGGAATCGATTCACTGGGAACCGGTTCTTAAGTAGAACCGGTTCTCGATTCCCATCCctaagctacggtagctgccactggacaaacatgtcatagtCGGAGACAACTAAGTAAAAAaattgtccattaagggcttctgtaaaaaaatggcggcacaaaatggcgacttccatgtaaggggaccctctttgtatgtagataaaaaggtcttgttctaaggtaataaacatataacggttcattataaaaggtctttatacacccctgataatatagttttgtatattattttgcttttctgtcaagagatacttctaaaaattacacactgcacctttaaattgcATAAATGCATAATCTAATCCTTGTAAAAAATTATAGGTGAGAAACAAGTATCTTTCTCTGATCTCTAGTTGCAGTCCAAAGGAAAACCTTCACTATCTTGGCAGATACCACTCAGTCTCTTTGTAGTTCATTTCCAGTACTTCCATCAGGTAGACGGTACAAGTACCTTTGATTAAAAAGGCTCAGTATAAGAGGACATTTGTTCCGACAGccattgatattttaaataggATTTTAAGAGGTTGTTGTTGTGAAGTGtacttttaaattaatgttgtgtgttttttttgtgagCCTCTGTCTAAAGACAATTTTCTACCCCTGTGGGGCTAAACAATAAatctttttaaattgaatttgaattaaattgtGTTCCATGGATGAGAAACAATCATAAGGCTTATTTATGATAAGATGATGAAATGATTCCACAATTTTGCTTTGTTAACTTTCCATATTTCTATTCATGTTTATAATGAAAGTTAATGAAATCATATAGGCTGGCAACCTTGAATTATCTGTAATGTGTGAAGATTCAGAGGTTCTGCTTGAGAAGTGTGCAGCAGGTGGCAGTATGGGAAACAGCCTGAAAATGGCAAAGCAGTGTAGACACAAGTGACGGTTACTATGACGCACATAATACTCCTTTTGGCTCGGAAAACTGAGTTTATATTTAGCACCTATTTTTATGCTGAAACATGACACATGTAGCctaaaaaaactttacattgAAATTCATGCAATGCTCTTGGCCTAACATTTCATAACAGGCGTTCACAGACCAGACAATGAAAGTTCATATCATTAAAGTTCATGTTTCAGAGGAGTATACTCTAACAGCAGTATAGACAACATAATGAATAACCGGAGCGCTAGGATCAGTGGGCAGTCCAGCATTGAGCTACTGTTGCCAGTCCCTTAAGGCAAAGGGTAACATCTGCATgccatgtttttacatttatgaaatGCCTCCATTAAATACCTAACATGTTGAGATTGATTTATTCCAGATCAGTTTAGTAATCTAATAAAAATGGTATGACCAAAAACTAGATGAGTCTGATCCTGCCTgatgttttgtatgttttgttttgacTTTTCAGTTGCGAAAGATACAACACCTGCGTTATATGAACTGCCCTCTGTTGCTGCTACCCAGGTGTGAACATTACTGAAGTTAAGCAGCAAATATTTGCAAAAGCCTTTAGCAAATTCTTCACGTGTACATGATGCAGATGTACTATGGGAACAACTcccttataattttttttattcaatttgATAGTGTTATACATCGTCGAATGTACTTCATATAGGATTGCCAAATATACACTTCACTGGTACTATATTGGACTTAGATTTTAACAAGAGGGGGCAGGAATGGAGAAGTTGTGGGATAGAGAAGAATGCACTTTAAGAATGGCATAACAAACTTTTCACTTTACCAAATCATATACTTTACATACACAAAACATATACAAATGCCATCTATTTCTTTTTCCCGGACCTAAATCTGCTTTAATCTCTCTGAATATGTTTGGCACTTGCTGTGACTAAGAAAAGGGCTTGTTCACGCCTCTCCCCTGGGCAGAGACCAGAGAACTACTGATGGTAAGAGATGTAATGTAGTGTGACAGGTTGTCTGACTCATCTAGGGGGGGCCGGATCATTTGAAAAAATGGTGTCAGGATCTTGCATTCCTTCATTTTTGAGTTTGCTGTGTCTGAATCACACATTTTGTGATCTTTACAGCTGGTTGAGAAGGAATAAACATGTTTGCCGCAATTAAACATCTCCGCCGCCTGCCGTGCATGCAGCTGCATGGCGGTATTGCTCTTTCTGGTGAGGACATGCATTGGGGTTTTTTCCATTGTGCAACTTCACGCCTGTGTAGCATGATCTGAGTGCATTGGACTGCTGACTGTCATCAGATATACGAGGCCCTGTGGGGAACATTAGTTTCCACATTATTCCAACATTATTCCACATGTAAACTTGTGAACTGTAAAGGAAACATGTTTTGTATTTCTGTGCGCAGGGAGAATGTACAGTAAATGGTCCATAtcaacatatatatattttaaaatcataATTTATAAAGTTATTTAATGCACCTCATATATTAGGAAGTAGGTAAGGCCTTCAATTTTGTGTCGTGTTTCTGTGACTCAGCCAGTAGTAGATCTTGCAATGCCAATGCAAAATGCTTCGAGTTAAAGCGTTTGCCAAATGTATACCTCATGCATTTGCTTGGAAGGTATTACACCGTTAATGTGCATGGCCAATTATAGTGCTGTCCGCTGTGTAGATATCAACCTAAAGCACTCACATGCCTGGCTCTTTAATTAATCTGTCTGATTTATTGGAAACATGCAGGAACTGTACAGCTCCTGGCTTCTGTCCTTGGGATGTCAGCCTTTGGCTTGAGAGAACACAGGCGGGTGTTGGGTACCCTGAGTACATGAGACATCTGTGTCCTCTGTTTGCAGGGCAGCACCTTTCCACATTTATTTTCCTTATAACAAAGCAATGCAGCAGGCTGGGGTGGGCCAGGCCTCTCGCTCACTGGGCCATCAGGGCATTGCTTTTGGAAAGGTACAGCACTTGTCTCCCAGCTTATTAAATGCTGGATCTCATCATCTTCACATAAATGGCCTTGGCTGGATGTCTCCCTGCACAATTTCTATCTCTATGCTCACAGAAATCCTCAAGGAAGCAGAAAGAAAGTTCACAAGAGGCAAAGGTCACAAGATACTTTTGTAATATTGGGtctttaaaaagaataaaataaaagataaaagaATCTTTAGTGAATCATAATGATACGAGTTATAATCATCTGAATTTTCTCAAGTACTGTATATCATTAAAAGctgcaaagttttatttaaaaaaatcttttatttaaaatgacatatCAGATGAACCTTACGTCCTAAAAATTATGTTGCGCAATAGTTGCCTATAATTTGCACGCTGcttacaagaaaacatgagCATAATGTATCCTTtaagctacactgtaaaaattatttgctgccttaaaggcggggtgcaggatttctgaaaaacactttggaaaagggagtcgggccgagtaccaaaacacacttgtagccagtcaacagtaaggggcgtgtctactgtCTACTTATCTACATCGTTGCCATCGTTacatcaacattggcttttagagatcatgcaccccgcctttaaaaatTGTATGAAATCAACTCAGATCTACAAGTCATGTcaatttactattatttatcttgacaagcgataagttgctacaacttataaaataaagttgacttctttaaactatattttataagttatattgTATAAGACCCACATATAATGGTTCTGACGCCCATGTAcgtaattcatttaaaaatgaaaattcttacaAAA from Paramisgurnus dabryanus chromosome 8, PD_genome_1.1, whole genome shotgun sequence includes:
- the abhd15a gene encoding protein ABHD15 encodes the protein MLGWICVVCIVLLMAMLWPLVKCFGDGSHSTLHFQGLEIPRKKSTERCESNCGTGQDESPTVALICKPSTLANYLLKHCMSFCKQLRIPTLNWRMSASLQTIFGAVWPYDCPVHFIRDHLQLSDDGLVALDWAVVGAAHHKRRRTSSNSTSPILLIIPNSFGKITRNVLKLCEAGLAHGYLPVVFNRRSQNGTPLSTVKLQQFGNPTDLREAVRYIRYRQPAGQIYAVSESTGSGLLLSYLGECGSSSYVTAAACLSPVFRCQSWFENGPTWPFHWALLLYQKVCLSRYKTVLGEHIHTDNLFSSCSLRAMEEALFCQSGLKGASMDGTGSWEAYWECNDPLRDIDEVAIPVLCVCSQDDPIRGEARATLPLELFESNPHFFLLLTGHGGHCGFSTPDEGAYIWSHQALLEFFRATTDFFAAEERAKLAARRRGLGGAGKTFRHRSVSTCRRMPVCSHNIHAIYNWQRSYTR